The stretch of DNA TCGGATTAAGTAGTTAACAAGACAATACAAATAGATCTCATTGTTGCATGCCTAAGGCTCAAACCCAATAATACACATGCACCCATAGTGAACAATAACCAGATAATTCATGTGCAAAATCATTCAAAAACATTGGCTGCATGTTCTCCATTAATAATTCACAACCAAGAGTCAAGTCATGTTCGTATGTAAGTTTCATAGCTTCATATATATTGAGCCTTATATGGAAAAATAGTTGGAAATTAATAAGTCAAATTAAATTGATGGTCATGGTTGGCTGTCAATTAGTGTCAGTGTTGGCAGGCAATTATACAACTAACCATCGAGAAACGAAATTGCTACTTAAATTCATTGCTGGTTAGAATAATAGATCCATTATATAGTTTACAGAAGCTTTTAGAGATGAAGACTCATCTTAGTATAGTCGTAGGTCTGGCCGATGACAGCGTTGGGGACTTGGTGACGACCTGGCAAACCACGCCATGCCTGGTAAACACTGCAACATATCAATTTCCTATGTGTGAACTAATTATCCATAACTACCTTAATTAAAGTAGTAGTTACTTAGCTCAAAAACTAAAAAACATTTTCCATACCCCACAATAGTTCCATCTACAAATAAACAGCCAAACATCCATTGACAACCACTGTGCTAACAAGTATCAAAATGCGCACACCTCATAGCAGATCATATTTATGCTATAAATATATATGATTGAGTGGAATAGTTAAGAGCTCGTGAAAAAGGAATACTGAACATTCCAGTTTTGTATTTGATGAGCAATATGGAATGTGATGAGCAATAACAGCATACCTAGAGCTCTCGTTCTTTCTCAGTTTTACATATTGCCCGGACCTATCCAGTATATATGTATTGTACTGCCACCATCAGTTATATATTGGCTACTTCCTAAAAAAATATTTGTTAGTGTTGGTTCACTAATAACATGTATGGCAAGCTATTTTCATGCATCCAGTATTAGTATTGGTTACCTCTGGCATTGGGAAATCATGTAAAATATGGAATTGAGATCATTCATCGAACTTGTGTGATCTCTCATATATTAGAACTGCACAAAGTATTTGTAGACTGTACATTACTACAAAAATATGAAATTAAGTAATATTACAAAAATAGCTAAGCAGGAAAAAGATCAGTGTGCATGTCGTGAATTCATTTTTGTTGTAGTTAAACTTGGCATTCAAGCAATTAAAAGTTATTTATTTAAATAATACAAAAATTTAGGTCTTTAGTAAGTTCTGATTTTGTACATATTTTCTAATTTATTCCCAGGTAACCTTTAGTTTGAAAAAGGAAATAGAACTGCACCTTACAAGTATATATGGTAGATAGTTTTTAAGCCATGTTATGCTATCCAGTTATCCTTCGCATGGCCTAACCTTATATGTTAACCTCCTCTGCCATTCCTCGTCCCCCTCCTTGCTTTCCCTTCGGCCATCACAACAGCCAGACCTGGAGGAAAATTTCACAAGGAGAACCTTGTGTAAGCAAACAACATCAAGGAGGTGAGTTCCTCTAGGTATGAACGATTTAGGATCATTAGCTTATCTTAAGGTATAAAAGTTGTTATATTAGGATCAAGTTTGGTTGATGTATAGTATCGAAAGTATGTTTTATCGTTCATTCTCTGAGCGTATCACCTACAACATTATGCATGCAAATCTGAACACATGATTTTTTGAAGCACATCTTATGGCAATACAAGCATGCATGCTATTATGAACATGGCAGATAACAAACAAATAAACAAGCACATTACAAACCCTGGATACCAGTAAAATTCATTAGTTCCTTTTCTTTGTTCAGTTTGTGGTCTTAAAAAATTTTGACCAAACAAAAATATGAGAAACTGTGATATGTCTGGAAGTATAATGGAAGAAAGGTGTCTTGTAAATATGGCAGCAAATTATCATATTGATCATGTACATCAATAAATAAATGCATACCAACCAGCTTATCCTATAACTAAATGCATATCAATCATGTACACCAAATAAGAACACTTatcttctttctggtgttgctgaGTATTTGCATTTAGTGAGCATCACTGGTAGGCCTCAAGCGTCCCATAGATGTCCAACATCAGTAGATAAAAACATGCTTAGTCAGATTGATACTCAAAAAATTGCCCTTCGTGCTGAAAAGGCGGCAATATGCTCCATGAGTTAGTGTCGCAATGGGAATAGATAAAAGCTACGGTCAATCCCTGAAAAGTTGTTCCTTTATGTTCGCAAGCAAGTCCTTTGCATTGGGCAACTATAGGTCGCATTATCAAAAGTCACAGATATAGAAGTAAAGGTGTTGATCGACAACACGGAGTGCCCAAGCAAAAATAGTGCAATGAATATATTATACACATagatttttaattctttttgttAGAAGACAACATTCCATATTCTAGATAAGAAACCATATATGTAACTAATTCACACACTTTACTGTTGTGTGTGCACCATATAACCTTGTGTATGTTGACCGTATAGCATTGTGTATGTTCACCATATAAGACGCAAGAAGCCGACAAGAAAACTAGCCACACCTAAATAACTGAGGTACAAAACTTAAACTGCAGCTAGCCGCATGCATGTTTCACACTAAGCTGATGCTTTTGCTACATACCTCATTAAAAGTGCATGTAAACCCCCTTGTTGCTATGTCAGTCAATACTTAGATGTAAGGGTCTATTGCTATGTTCAGTTAGACTTAATGCAATTGTATCTTAATTTGATTTCAAGCTTGGAGCTATTTTTTTAATCAAACCTCCAAATTATGCAGAATAAAGAGTCTGATCAAGTAACTAAACTGTCCTAAATACTTAGCAAAGTTGGCCAGTTCGCATCTGTAGGATCATAAATTATAAAAATAGTAAGAAAATAGGATAAAATACTAAACAAGATTAAAACATGCATGTCCCCAAGACAAGAAAATGGAAGGTATTACGTAGGTACACTGCATGACCGAGATTGTATCTACCAGGGGAGTATTTGTAGTAGCTTGGGCAATCGTCAGAAGAGTTGACCATGCGCAAGCAATCTGAAAACACTTCTCGATCAATTGATAGTCTCAAATCCATCTCTCTTCTCCTAAAGCTAACGTAGTAGCAGTACACGCTCAAGTAGCTAGCCCTAAATTACAGCAAACCGCGGACCTCCGGCCATTAGAAGGGACGGGGGAGGGGGAGGGTCCGTTTGTCTCACCTTGCCGCGGAAGTGGGTGTGGGGGAAGGGGGGCGGCGGTTTGGTTGCGGAAGACGGCGGAGTGGTAGACGATGTAGACCACACGCTGCACCACCGTGACTGCACCTCGTGGTGGTGCTTCTTGCCGGCGATGAAGACGACTGGCTGCACCACCGTGGCCCGTACGTATGCCGTCAGGGAGCCGCCTCGAAACAGAAGACGAGGAGGAGATCAGGCAAGGGAATCCACAAATGGAAGAAGTAGATGAGGAAAGGGTTTGAACCAGCGTACCGTAGTTTCTGCCGTTGCAGATCGAAGCACCAGCAACGAATCTTGAAATCTCCCCGCGCGTCGGCCCACCTCCCCGCTTCGGATCGACCTTGAAATCGCCGGAAACCAGCAACGTCGCGGATCTGGACCGACCACGACCGGATCCAGCAGCCACGCATGCGCGATGAAGCTCGTTGCGTGCGTCCCCTCCGCCGCACACGGCTCGCCGGAGACGCATCTGTCACTGGGCGGAGTCTTGGTCGTTGCGGGAAAGGCGACGTGCGCGGTGATGCGTCGGGGGGAGGTGAGAGGGCGATAGGTGGCGACTGAGTGGAGAGGAGAGGTGAGTGGAGAAGGTAGGAGAGGGCCTGATGCGGCGTTTGCCGGGCGGAGCCGCACGGTCGCCAGCCCGTACGTGGACGCACGCGGCGTCGCGGCGGCGGATGGGAAGTGGGGCGAGGGGGGAGTGAGTGGAGGGGAGACGAGCGAGTGGAGGGGAGAGGAGCGAGTGACTGGATAAGGGAGGTGGCGGGGTAGGTGGAGAGGCGGGGAGGTGGGCCGACGCGCGGGGAGGTGGAAAAGCCGGGCGCGCCAGGGGAGGTGGGTCGTCGCGAGGGGGGCTGGGCCACGTAAAGGTTTCGTCCCGAATGGGCCggctttttttcttttctgattcATCACTTTTTTTCTCTTTTGAAAACCTAACCGAAAAACCTTTGAATTTCAATATAACTTATTGAAAACACGAATATTTTTTAAAACAGTGAGCAAATATGAAAATAGCGAACAATTTGTTCAAACACGATCATGTTTTAAATTTTGAGAATAAACTTTAAAACAAATAATAATTTTGTCAAATTTAGTCAAATTTGGCAAATCGAAAAGTTTTTGAAACTTTGAAGTTTATTGGAAAATGATATCCATTTAAAAAGAACCCGAACAAATTTGGAAGCCTGAACAGTTCTttacaaacacaaacattttttgaatattgAGAACAAACTTTGAAAATCATAACCTTTTTAAAAAATCCAGAATATTTTCATAAACGTGAACAATTTTTTGAAATATGAACATTGTATTAATTTTGATAACTAATTCCAATAAACAATAACTTTTTTGAAAATCCAGTACAGTTTTTGAAAAGTCAGAACATTTATTGGTAAATCCATAAAAAATTTCTAAAAAGCAAACACATTTTTTGAATCTGAGGAACAAATTCTGAAAATACCTAATTTATTTTAAAAATATATATCAGTTTTCTTTAAAAAGCAATAACACTTCCATATTTTGAATAAAATATTATGAAATATGCACACATATTCTGGAAATCAAGAACATTTATGTAAAAAGCAAAAAGCTTTTTCAAatgtcatgaacattttttaaaacttgTGAACATGTTTATATAAACATGTGGTATGACATTTATTTAAATAACATATATTTCTAATAATATCAAATAGGTTATCTTTTTTGCATACAAATAAgttgttttacaatcatttttatatttattatatattacatatAATAATATGATGAAGTAGGGAATATCATTTATATTTCATCATGGTATACTTATATTAATGTTGGGATGATTTTTGTTGTAATTATTTTTTTACCTCACAAAATGATATTAAACAAAAAACAATGTAATTATGTATTTGTAATTAAACAAAATTGTATATATATAAACATGGTTCaaaaaaataaatatttttatgCTTGTTACATATATTAAGGGTAACACAACAAAATCATATAAAAAACAAATATACTTTGTTAATTTTGGGTTGTTTGTTTTAGTTTTTGTTTGTCAATTTTCCATAGCCCATCATTTTATTTAAAATGGTTTATATGATTTCAAACGCCTTCTAACTTAAATGAACATTATAGTTTGTTGTTTTCCCCGAATTGTTCTATTTGTGAAATGATTTAAGCAACATATTTTTATAATATAACCAAATGCTTTTCTTATTATCCGATAAAACCGTTGTTTTACTTTCAGTTACAATTCTATTATATATTATATATAGTTTTATAATGCCGTGAAAAATATTTAATATATTTCATCATAGATATAAATTGATGGGTTACGACATACGCACTGAGGCAACGATGACAGATCGCACTGAAACACCGCGAGAAGAGGTGCCTAAAGCTAACCTTACTTTGTATCTATATTCTATGTGATAAAATGAATGATCTATTTATATTCTTGTTTCTTCAGAATATAGTATACATGGATATGGACTCTGGAGATGCACGGAAAGATTCCTTTGAGGGTTCAGATGCAATATCACTGCAAGGGGCTGAAAACCCACAACATAATCACGTCGATGAGGTTATCTCTCATAATAAACCAAAAAAGGATGCCAATTTACATGTTATCCCACAAGGTAATTTTAAATATTATTATCAAGAATTTTTGGTGATATTGCCTTTTGTATTCAACAATTTTGGATTTTATTGTTCACTAAGCTGGCTCACTTTTTTATGAATTTCATAGACTATGTTTGTACCCCTAGAGATATTACAATCATCGAAACAATCAAGTCTGCCCCTAAGAATACCCGGTTTGTTGACATTGGAGATGCCTTGTTATCAACTGACGATTTGGAATGCCTTATAAAAAATGACATGTTCTTACATGACGGTGTAAGACCAATTGCACAAAATTTGTAATTAATTTATTATATATAATATCATAATTTATATATATAATCTAATGGTTGTTTGCAGGTGATAAATGCTTACATATATTGCATGCTTGCTCACGAGCATTTACAAAACAGGGCGGGTGAAAAGGTACACATTATTAGCACGTTTGTATCGGGCCAGATAAAAGAAGACGGGGAAAGAAACATAGACCCATCAAAATATCGTCGCATTGTGCGTCATGTTAATACTTATCTACAACAAGATATGGTTAGTTTTGTCTCGTAATCCATGCATATAATTATGAATTGTTTTTATTTAGTTCATATGCTTAATGATTTATTAATAACTATATCTAATTTTGACTATGACTTGTATCTTATTTACACCAGTTATTCATCCCGATTAACATGCCGGGCTACCATTGGTATCTAGCAGTTGCCAACGCCAAAAAACGAGAGATCCAAGTATTGGACTCACTTGGTGAGAATGTCAAACGCAATGACCTTGCTACTACGGTAACTATCTATTTATTTTCTCATCTTAACATTTATTTTGTTTGACTTCATCCCTACCATctctcatatatatatgtatgtatgtatatatataaaagTTACTAGGGCTCGAGAAATGGCTGAAACTTGCAGAGCATAGTCCGGAGTTTATCAGAGGTCATAAGTGGCCTGATCTCAATGTTACAAAATGGACGGTTGTAGAGCAAATTCATGAGGCAATACAAACCGATGGGTAAGCACTTGTGATAATGGTTTGTTTTTAGATTCATTTGTGTGGCATTCTGAGGCATTATTTTATCATATTATAGCGCATCATGTGGATTGTTTATGCTAAACTATATGGAATACTGGTCATCACATGGACTGTCAGACCAGTTCACGCAGGTATTTCAGTTTTATACATTATCTCAAAAAAAATTATCAAAATATTTTCTAAATTGTTTTCATAATTTATTTGTAGGAGGATATGAAACATTTTCGGCAAAAATTAGCAATTATTTTGCTCGATTCAGATCTTAATAAGCTAAGAGGATGTCCCATGTACCATCAACCTGTCAACGAAGAAACTTTAGCTAATTCTGATCTTGAGATCCTGGATAATCCTTCTGACGTGGTCGAAGAGAAACGTCCTGCCCCAATCACTATCATTCCCACGGACCAACGTGAAATACTTGCCGGCCTCTGCAACTACATCATGTCGATCAATGATGTTGGGTGTTTGGAGTAAGTATCATGTATCAATATTTAATGTGCGGATGTATATTATTGTTCTTCTTACCATCCAAATTACAGGAAGGTATGGGTCTGGAGCTCCACACCCGATCCCATGAGTTTAACTCTTAAGAAACTTCAGTGCATACTTAACATGGAGCAGCCCATGGACAATGATTGCTTCAACACCGCCGTGCTTATGCTGGCATGTGACGAGGGAGTATTGTTCATAGACCCTCCTATACACTACATGGATCTACGATTTTGTGTAAGTTACCGTAACTCTTCATTCTAGGTGCCATTAGTATCAAAATGTTGAAACAATATGTCTTCTTTTACTTAGTCCATGCTGCTAGAGTCAACACGAGGTCAAAAATTTTGTGAGAAGGAAACTATCCAGACATTGGCAACATTATTTGATAGCTGGCCTGGGATGGAGACCGACATCTCATCCAGACATTGGCAACATTATTATGTCCATTGTTATCATGCTTTGTTTTTGTTTCTAATAGCTCCACTTGTAGATTTATCTTCCCTATGCATCTATCGGCCGATACATATTGTACGTCATCGACAAAGAGGCACGTCGTCTATATATTATGGATCCTGTTCAATCATCACAATCGTCAGAGGATAAAAACTTGATGCATTCActgaaattaaaaaaaatcaaggGATTTCAAAGAAGCACTCGAAATAAAGCTTCCTGGATGGAATTCCAATATATCTAAATGGCATAGTTTATTTCCGGCCAGTGTTCCAACGAGTATAGACGGGTAATGAATTCATAACAAGAttatttacttttgttatcattatATTATTTATATTATTAATTTCAAGTTTTTCAGGAATGTGTCTGGCtattttgtttttcattttatgctCTGGTGGAACGGTAAAGAATTGGTCAAGCCGGTTTGCGTGGTGAGAAATGTGGGTTACATGTTTTAAGACTTTCGGCGTGAAATTTTCATACTAACTACATTTATTTATTCTGCAGGATGGGTATGAATTGAGGAAGCATTTTTTATTATACTTGCTAAATCATCGTGGGAATGAAGCTAGAGAAAACTTTCATGATATTGTGAAAGAATTTCTTAAGCGCATCATCTAGATATTAATATTTTTGTAATAGATGTTAAGTTGTAACATCACTTAGTTTGTTACATTGCAATAATGGACTTCAGTTTGTGTTACATGTTAAAAATGTGACAATGTAAAGCAACGTGTAACTCTGGTAAAATATATCAagagcccgtggcaacgcacgggcattctactagttAGTGATAAGTGATATGAGGCAAATCTTTTACCACCTCTTAGGGGGGAAATAGCCATTGCTTATGTTCATTTTGAAGCATATTTGAACTAAATTTTGGCAAAAGAAGTGTTGCATGGCTAGGCCAGGCTAGCCCACCCTTATCCATGGCACTAGGCCCCCTTCCAAGACATCCACTCATACAAACCCATCGCAGACGGTCTATATCGAAGAAGATTCTCTCATGGGAACCCACATTGGTAAGGTGGCTATCCGAGATGGTACTGAAACCACCTTGAAAATGTGCTACCAATTCATGGCCAACGTCACTGACGATCGCCCTTGGATGGGCTATCTGTGACCGCCTCGGAAAGGCtattatgtactccctccattctgaTTTTCTCgttgtggttttagttcaaatttaaaataaaatCACGACAAGTAAATCGGAACGGAAGGAGTACTCCTTAAGTTCTAGcctttttttttcctttctactccctccgtaaagaaatataagagcgtttagatcgcTATTTTAGTggtctaaacgctcttatatttgtttaccGAGGGAGTACAAAATTATCATGGCGAAGGATTTTGGTACTGAATTGATATATATTTTACCGAGGGTGGTCAGAATTTATGGATACCACGGTAAGCAGATAATTTCCGCGTCCAATTTTTTAAAACAAAACTTGAATTTAAAACTGTTGGATTTAGTCATCGTCGGCATTCGGCACCACCGCAAAGCCATCCATGCACAGACGCACACAGAAACATACATAACTTTTGGGGTGTTTCGAGAGTGGTTGGGTGAGATTCCATTTAGTTTCACAAGCGTAGGCAGGTTTGCTCCGATCCTCCGACTTTGTTTGTTTCCTTCTCTACTTACAATACATGTTTTTTTAGCATCTAAAGTACTACTACAATACTTGTTGCATGTACGATGTTCGATGTTCATCGCGCGCGTGGTGTGAGCCACGTCATCTCTACGCTCGCTATCTCTGTGATGGACGGATGCGATCGAGCAGCGACTCTAAAAATTAAATcctaaagaaaagaaaaactgcCACGGTTACAGATGGGATTTATACTGCAGATTAGTCGCGAGGTTGTTGCAGATTAGTCCCGTACCTGCACAATTAAACTCCTCCTCGATCGATCTCTCCTCTTGGTGCCTCGactctctcccctcttctctcccATCTTCCCAGCAATCACAAACTCGATGACCAAGATTCTCAGGTCAACCGACTTACCAACCATGCATGCAATTTGAGTTTCCAATCCACAGCTTAACAAATTTCCTTTGCGGGTGCAGCTTCTGCCGGTCGAAGTGGGCCGgtccggaggaggaggaggagtcggCGCCGATGGTGGCTGCAGGGGAGTACCGGGACCTCGAGGGCGGCGGCAACAAGGACGACCAAGGGGCcccggcgggcggcgcgggccgTGGCGACGTCAGGCTGTTCCTCGCCGGCCTCGCGGCATACTTCGTGTCCTTCATCGGCATCTACTACATACTGCTCGGCAAATTCTACCTCCCGCCCGAGGCGGGGGAGGACGGCGGCGGGCCGGTCGTCGAAGCCGGCGCCGCCCTCCTCGCCGTCGCCGGGGCCACTGCGGGCGGCGTGATCTCCGCCTGCTGCTGCTGCCGTCGCGCCTCGCCGCCGGCTGATGATGAGCCGTCGCTAGTTAGTTGATCAGAGTCAGCATTCGTGTTCCTCAAGCCTGACGAATATGGATCATGGAGCTGCTGCAAAATCTCATTTATTCATCTATTTTAATTCCTATGTCATCTAGTAAACGAGTAATTCGCGATATTGGATCAATGCATTTGCCGCCAGATGAAATAGTGTGTCGAGTTATGTATGATTCGTGCTGGAAAAACATTGCCAGGTTTCGACTCATCACCACATATTCAGTAGCAGCACAAGTCTCATAAACAACTTGTTGCGAATCCACACATTATCTGGTTACACAGCGACAATGATGGGAGGAAAAACCTCTGATCGCGATGATGCAACGCCGTCAACTCGTCGTCGCCGCCACCGCTACCTTTGAGAGGAAGTTCAGCGACGTTCATCTACTTTGCTGCAACTAACAGTGATGATTCAGACCGTAAGCGGAGCCCGGTCGGTCCTTGCAGTGGCAGGAGCTAAGCCTAGGATGAAGCAGCTGGTGGCGGCAACTGGCCATCCTCGGAGTCGTCTCGGTCCTTGCTCTCCTTCCACTTGGCCCAGCCCCATCGCGCCACCAGGAACGCTCCCAGCGCGTACACCTGCAAGAGTAACCAGGCGAATGAATGAATGATGGCTTGGTCTGAAACCCGAAAAACAGAGGGTATGCTCTATGCTGTGCTGGTTTCTCTGAAGACTAATAATTGGAAGAAATACTACATGGTATCTAGCaaatctataccaatataaaaagacccaaagaAGCAGATCCAACTGATCTCGACCATCAAACCAGGTCAATCCAACGACCTACACTCCTCCAATGGCGAGCGTTCAACATGTTTAACGTGCAATTAATATCATACCAAATATTGCACTAATCACAGAATTATCACACAAATAATAGTATACCTAATATCCACGTGCAATTAATATATTGCCTAAATATTAACGTGCAATGCACGTGCGCATTCACTAGTGACCACAAGACGGCCATATACTGCAGCGATATATTCGCCGGTACATCACAGGAAACTAGAGGCATAGGGGTTATCTGAAGGAATGTCCTCATTTATCTGAAGTTACGACAGTAAGCACCAACTGGTAAAAAAACAGGAATGTGCTCTGCATCAACTAGATGAACCAAATCAGAGCTTCTTATACTGAAGTTAAAATCATCACTGTCTCTGTAAGCTGACGAAGACATAAGAAATGATGCCTCACAGAGCCTGCAGAGATACGTAATCGCTTCAAACCCCAGTGGCCTCAAAGCGGGTCGGTTGTACTAAATCCAGCGTCAAGTAAACATATAATTGCTACATCCATATTATACTTGCCGTGCTTGATTTGGAAGCAGAGATGGTTAGAAAAGCGACACACTGGAAAGTAGGTTACATGTCTAGCCCATATCGAACGCCTAAACAGAAGCCTACAGTGTAGTTTTGAACAACAAAACTACAGAGGATACGCTGTGCTGATTAGTTATCGTGTAGCGCCATTTTCATCTAAGAAGCAGAAAACAGAGGATGTGCtgtgctgatttctctgaagacTAACAGGCAGAAATACGCAGTACTATCTAACAGGGATGAATGACTGACCACATGGTCGCATACACATATATGTGCTTGAGGCATATATGTGGGTTTTCTGAAGGAATGTCCTGATTTATTCTGAACTTAAGACAGTAAACACCAGCTGACAGCAAACGGTAAGATGCTCTGCATCAACTAGATGAACCAAACTAAGGCTTCTTCCTGAACTTATAACCATCATCACTGTCTCTGTAAGTGGACGAAGACATAACAAATGATGTCTCACAGAACCTTCACAGATACGTAATCGCTTCAATTCAAACCCCAGTGACCTCAAAGTGCTTAGTGGTCACTAAATTGAGCGTCAAGCAAACATAGAATTGCTGCATCCACATTATACTTGCCATGCTCTGGATGGGTGTGCTGATTTCTCTAAATTTACGACAGTAAACACCAACTGACAGAAAACAGTAATATGATCTGAACCAAATCAAAGCTTCTGACTAAACTTAAAATCATCACTGTCTCTGTAAGCGGATGAATACATAACAAATGATGTCTCACAGGACCTTCAGAGATACTTGATTGCTTCAAACCCCAGTTGACCCCGGGCTCAAAGTGGTTAGTGGTTAATAAATTCAGCAACAAGTACATGCAAAATTGCACTACGTCCACATATACTTGCCATGATCGATTTTGGAAGCAGTGATGGTAGAACATCCAGTTTTCAACTTAAAAAGCAGCACGCGAAAGTAGTTTAGGTGTGTACCACATATCGAACACCTAAACAGAAGCCTACAGTAAAGTTCTGAACAACCGTAAGATCGTGATGCAAGTAGCGCAGGTTCCTCCTGATTATGCAATCTACACTAGAGCGCTCACAAGGTTTCGGGAAATAAGATCTCACTAATAGTGAAAACTGAGGCTTGATAGCTGATCTAGCGCATACCTATAGTGCAGTAATTTAGTCACCAGGAAATCACACGAAAATGAAGGTAGGGGTTCTCTTACCGAATCTGTTGGTTTCTTAACACTAGAGACCCAACTGGCAGTGCATTCAACTAGATGAAGCAAGTCAAAGCTTCTTATTGGAGTTCAAATCATCATCGTCGCTGTATTATGCAGTAGCAGAAATTTTCCCCCCGGTGACCTTAAAGGCGGTCCATGGCTGGGTACTGAATCCAGCACCAGCTATACATAAAACTGCACCGCATCCACATTATACTTTCCATGCTCAACTCTGGAAGCAGGGATGGTAAATCCTCCTGTTCTGAAGTTCAAAAGCAACAATCTAGCCCGTAATGAAGGTATGTGCTCAGATGGTTAGATTTTCAGTTCTAAACAACTGACAATCGGCATGTCCCCCCGACGATCCCGCACTCTATTATAGAGCACCCACAAGCTCTCTGGCAATAAGATGTCAGTTGGCAGTGGACACTGATACTGCATACCGAACGCCAATCCAGGTAAGAATCTCCGCACTATCCAGTTCAGTTGAGTCAACCATGgaggattttgggggatttctgGCTCGGCCGTGGGGTAATAATCGGGAATCGGGTGACGGCGGGCGAGGGCGGTGGCGTTCATACCTGCCAGAGGTTGCGGGGGGCGGCCATGTCCTCATCGACGCCCTCGCCGGCGgtcgtgggcggcggcggcggcaggtccTCCCCCTCGAGCTTAATCGGCGGCGGCTGCCTGGCCGTGTGCTg from Triticum urartu cultivar G1812 chromosome 3, Tu2.1, whole genome shotgun sequence encodes:
- the LOC125546287 gene encoding uncharacterized protein LOC125546287 — translated: MGNAGSAGAPEQAKKPEEADGVVGAPPSTVRFFPAAAQHTARQPPPIKLEGEDLPPPPPTTAGEGVDEDMAAPRNLWQVYALGAFLVARWGWAKWKESKDRDDSEDGQLPPPAASS